In Pieris napi chromosome 2, ilPieNapi1.2, whole genome shotgun sequence, the following proteins share a genomic window:
- the LOC125062088 gene encoding phospholipase A2-like: MFKLLPCIIYGTRKEDFNSNEEKDFKFIHCSKITSGGICDITLKRFYSHQTYWSLSAERQRDSKTSLAHTHKRTKWCGSGTTANDYNELGNAWEEDQCCREHDHCSDVIPPERRKHNLLNDSAYTRTSCDCDDKFYRCLKKINSKTAYFIGVLYFNIYNAKCFKKDYKMTVCATKRTFFSKCKDYERDYSRPQLYQWFESPNF, encoded by the exons ATGTTCAAGTTGCTGCCTTGTATTATTTATGGAACAAGAAAGGAAGACTTCAACAGTAACGAAGAAAAAGACTTCAAGTTCATCCACTGCTCAAAGATTACCAGTGGAGGCATTTGTGACATCACTCTGAAACGCTTCTATAGTCACCAAACATATTGGTCTCTCAGCGCCGAGCGTCAGCGTGACTCTAAAACCAGCCTTGCACATACACATAAAC GCACTAAATGGTGCGGCTCGGGAACTACTGCAAATGACTATAACGAGCTTGGGAATGCTTGGGAAGAAGATCAATGCTGCAGAGAACATGATCACTGCTCCGATGTTATCCCGCCTGAAAGAAGAAAACACAATCTGCTAAACGATAGTGCCTATACTAG AACGTCCTGTGATTGCGACGACAAATTCTATCGATgcttgaaaaaaattaattcaaaaacagCATATTTTATAGGAGTattgtactttaatatttacaatgcGAAGTGTTTTAAAAAGGATTACAAAATGACTGTTTGTGCAACAAAAAG gACCTTTTTTTCGAAATGCAAAGACTATGAGAGGGATTACTCTAGGCCCCAGTTGTATCAATGGTTTGAATCGCCGAACTTTTAG